In the genome of Streptomyces aquilus, the window GCTCGCCGACCTGCTCCAGCCGGGCGTCACCGTCGTCGCCCAGGACGCCGCCGCTCTCGGCCGCACCGCCGCCGAGCGGCTGTTCCGGCAGCTGGACGGCACGCTGGTCACCCCGGAGCGGATCGAGCTGCCGACCCGGCTGATCACCCGCGGTTCGGGCGAGCTGCCGCCCGCGGACTGAGGCCGTGCCCTTGAGCGACCGCACCCTGGAAGCGCTCGGTCTGGCCGAGGCGCCGCGCGACCACCCGCTGCTCTACCCGGGCGCGTGGCCCCCGGACTCCGGACTCCTCGACGGGGACCGGCTGTTGCCCCTCGACCGCCTCGTGCACGACGACCGCGTCCCCGTCCTCGCCATCGGCTCCAACGCCAGCCCGGCCCAACTGCGCCACAAGATGGCCGAGTACGGGATCGTCTCCCCGATCCCGATGGTGCGCACCCGCGTCACGGGCCTCGGCGTCGGCGTCTCCGCCCATGTCAGCCGACTGGGCTATGTGTCCGCCTCTCCAGTCGAAGCGCCGGGAGCCGTACGGGAGTTGTACGTCATCTGGCTCGACGCCGAGCAGCTGGCCGTCGTCGACGCGAGCGAGGGAGCGCATCTGCCGGCCGGGAACTACCGGCGTGCGTGGCTGCCCTCCCCCGAGGTGCGGGTCGAACTCGCCGACGGCACCGCGCTGCCGGGGGCGTACGGGTACGTCAACACGCACGGCGTCCTCCACGACGGCACCGGCGCCCCGCGCACTCACCCCGGCCAGCGGCCGCTGCTCACCGAACTCCTCGTCGGGTCGGCCCGTTTGAGGGAGCTGTTCGGCGTCACGCCCGAGGAGTTCTGCGCCCGGGCGCGCGCCGACCACGAGCTGTGCCGGGAGGGGACGCGGCTGTTCAAGAGGGAGAAGATGGTGACGGCCTCCGGCCTGGAGCGGTACGCGGAGGCTCAGCAGACGGGCAGTCCGGGCACCGGCTCGTCGTTGTCGCCGCCCTTGAGGTAGACGTCGCTGACGTAGACGCCGGTGTTGCCGCTGTCGTCGTCGGTCTTCGCCCACCAGACGTTGGTCCACTCGCCGTATGTCTCGCGGCGGCCCAGGTTCTGCTGGCAGTAGAAGTAGTTGGTGCCCGCGTTGAGGACGCCCGCCTTGGCGCCGGAGGCGGTGTAGGAGTCGGCGGTCCGCCAGACCTGGCAGTTGTACTTGCCGCCGCCTGCGGAGACGCAGGACGCGGCGGGCTTGGGCGTCTCGCCCGCGCCGCTGCCGCTGGGGGCGGGGGCATGGCCCGAAGTCCTGCTCGGGGCCGGGCTGGTGGCCCGCGCAGTGGGCTTGCCGTCGGCCGTGGGACTCGCCGACGGAGTCGCCGTCGGTGTCTTCTTGGCGCCCTTCTCCGTCGGTTCGGGCTCGTCCGTGCGTACGGCGTCGCCACGGCCGCTCGCCGCCGACGTGGCCCTGGCGTCGGTGACGGAGGACGTGGAGCGCGCGTCGGTGTCCTTGTCGCCCGAGTCGTCGAGGAACGCCACGGTCGCTCCGGCCGACGCGAGCACGACGGCGACGGCCGCCGCGACGAGCAGCACCCGGCGCCTGCCCCGCGCGGGGCGAGCGGTGTCCATGGGGCCGGTGACGTCCGGGGCGGCCTGGGCCGGCGGCGGACCGAAGCCCTGCGGCGCCGAGGGCGCGCCCGGTGCCGGCGGCGGACCGAACCCCGGCGGCACCGCCGGCACGCTGTGCTCCGTCACCACGGGCGGCGCCACCGCCGTACCCCGCAGCCGTGTCGTGGCGGAGTCGGCCGCCCCGGAGTCCGCGACCGCCTGGAGCAGTGCGCGGGCCTCCTCCGCCTCCGGGCGCCCCTCGGGGCGTTTGTCGAGGAGCCGCTGGAGCACGGGTGCGAGCGCGCCCGCGCGCGTGGGCTGCGGCAGGGGCTCCGAGACGATGGCGGTGAGCGTGGAGAACGTCGACGTACGCCGGAACGGCGAGGCGCCCTCGACCGCCGCGTACAGGGTGGCGCCCAGGGCCCAGACGTCCGAGGCGGGTCCCGGGTCGGCGCCCTGGGCGCGCTCGGGTGCCAAGTAGTCCAGGGAGCCGACGAGTTCGCCGCTGCGGGTCAGATGCGTGGCGGAACCGTCACCCGGGTCGTCCATCGTGGCGATGCCGAAGTCGGTGAGGACCACGCGGCCCGACCGGTCGAGCAGGATGTTGCCGGGCTTCACGTCCCGGTGCAGGACGCCGGCGCGGTGGGCGGCGGCGAGCGCGTCCATGACCTTGGCGCCGATGCCGGCGGCCTCGTGGGGGTCGAGGGTGCCGCGGTCGCGCAGGACGTCGTCCAGGGACGGTCCGTCGACCAGCTCCATGACGATCAGCGGGCGGCCGTCAACCTCCCCCACGTCGTGCACGGCGATCACGCCGGGATGGCGCACCCGGGCCGCCGCGCGCGCCTCGCGCTGCATGCGCAGCCGCAGATCGGACAGTTCCGGCCCGTCCGCGTCGGTGTAGGTGCGCAGTTCCTTGACGGCGACCTCACGGCCGAGGACCTCGTCCACCGCCCGCCAGACCACGCCCATGCCGCCCCGCCCGAGCTGGGCCAGGACGCGGTAGCGCCCGGCCAGCAGCCGGCCGGCCCCGTCCGTCCGTCCGTTGTCCCCCGAAGACACCGCCGCCCCGTTCCTCCGTACGCATGTGCAAGGTCGCGTACAGAGTACGGGGCGGCGGTGACAGTCCTCGTCGAGGTCGCCGAGGTGTTACTTGGCCGAGGCCGTCAGGTCCGCGCGGCGCGGTCCGGCGTACGACTGGAGGCGCGCCAGGGTCAGCCCGGTGAGGCGGGTGACCTCGCCGGTGTCCAGGGCGCCGCAGTCCAGGCCGCGCAGCAGGTACCCGGCGAGGGCCTTGGCGGTGGCGGGCTCGTCCATGACGTCGCCGTCGACGTGGTTGGCGTAGGCGGCGAGGCGCTTGGCGGCCGCTTCGAAGCCTTCGCGGTAGAAGGCGAAGACGGCCGCGTAGCGGGTCGGGAGGTGGCCGGGGTGCATGTCCCAGCCCTGGTAGTAGGCGCGGGCCAGGGCGCGGCGGGTGAGGCCGTAGTGCAGCTTCCAGGCCTCGTGGACCTTCTCCGTGGTGCCGACCGGCAGGACGTTGGTGGAGCCGTCCGAGACGCGTACGCCGGTGCCGGCGGCGGCGACCTGCATGATCGCCTTGGCGTGGTCGGCGGCCGGGTGGTCGCTGGCCTGGTAGGCGGCGGAGACGCCGAGGCAGGCGCTGTAGTCGAAGGTGCCGTAGTGCAGGCCGGTGGCGCGGCCCTCGGCGGCGTCGATCATGCGGGCGACGGTGGCGGTGCCGTCGGCGGCGAGGATGGACTGGCTGGTCTCGATCTGGATCTCGAAGCCGATCCGGCCGGGGCCCAGGCCGCGGGCCTTCTCGAACTGCTCCAGGAGCCGGACCATGGCGGTGACCTGCTCGGGGTAGGTCACCTTGGGCAGGGTGAGGACCAGTCCGTCGGGCAGGCCGCCGGCCTCCATCAGGCCGGTGAGGAAGACGTCGAGGGTGCGGATGCCGCGGTCGCGGACCGGGGACTCCATGCACTTCATGCGGATGCCCATGTACGGGGCGGCGGTGCCGTTCTTGTACGCGTCCGCAACGAGACGGGCCGCGCGGGCGGCGTCCTGGTCCTCGTCGGTGCCCTTGTAGCCGTCCTCGAAGTCGACGCGCAGGTCTTCGATCGGCTCGCGCTCCAGCTTGGCGCGCACGCGCGCGTGGACGGGTTCGGCGAGGTCGTCGGAGAGTCCGAGCACGGCGGCGAAGGACGCGGCGTCCGGGGCGTGTTCGTCGAGGGCCGCGAGGGCCTGGTCGCCCCAGGAGCGCAGGGTGTCGGCGGCGAAGACGTTGCCGGGGACGTAGACGGTGTGGACGGGCTGGCGGGTGCCCGGGTCGCCGGGGTAGCGGCGCTCCAGTTCGGCGTCGACCGGCGCGAGGGAGGCGCTGATCTCCTCGCTGACGGCGCCCGCGAGGCTCGTCGCCACCTGCTCCTGCTGACCCATGCCACACCCTCCTGTTTTCCGCACTACGGAATCAACAATCCGCAGAGCGAAGTTATCCGTGGTTCTTCCCGCAGGTCAACACCCCGTCCACAGCATGAGCCGCCACGCCCCTTCCGGCACCCCCCGCCCCACCACGCCCTCTTTCGCACACCGGTTCCCCCCTTCATCCTGATCCGTCGGGAGGGGATTTCATGCCGGACACCGACAGAATGACGCGTCGCATGGGACTGAGAACCATGGTGGCCACCGCGCTCACCTTGCCCCTGATGGCCACGATGCCCGCCTCCGCCGCCCGCTCGGTCGGCCGCCGGCTCGATGCCATGACCTTCAACCTGCGCTTCGCCAGTGCCGTCGAACCCAACAGCTGGGCCGTCCGCCGCCCGGTGATGCGCGCCCTGATGCGCCGCGAGGCCCCCACGTTCATCGGCACCCAGGAGGGCCTCTACCAGCAGCTGCTGGACATCCACGCCGACCTCGGCCCGCACTACGCCTGGATCGGCACCGGCCGAGAGGGCGGCAGCCACGACGAGTCGACCGCGGTCTTCTACGACACCCGGCGCCTGGCCCCGCTCGAACACGACACCTACTGGCTCTCCGACACCCCCCGGACGATCGGCTCGAACACCTGGGGCGCCGCACTCCCCCGGATCGCCACCTGGGTCCGCTTCCGCGACCTCGCCGACGACGGGCGGGAGTTCTACGTCCTCAACACCCATCTCGACCATGTGAGCCAGTACGCGCGCGAGCGCGCCACCCTGCTCATCGCCGAGGGGATCGCCGCGTTCGACCGCTCCCTACCGGTCGTCGTCACCGGCGACTTCAACGCGGCGGCCCACGACAACCAGGCCTACGACAACCTCGTCGCGTCCGGGCTCGTCGACACCTGGGACGCGGCCGCCGAACGCGGCGACGCCTACGGCACGTTCCACGGCTACGAGCCGCTGACGCCGGACGGCGAGCGCATCGACTGGATCCTGGCCAGTCCGGGGGTGAAGGTCCACCGGGCCTCGATCAACACCTTCGCCGTCGACGGGCAGTTCCCGAGCGACCATCTGCCGGTCCAGGCGACGTTGACCCTGGGATGAGCCGAGGCCCCCGCCACCGCCGGGAAGCGGTCGCGGGGGCCTCGTACACCTGGAGGACAGGCGCTGCGGGGATCAGCCCTTGCGGGCCTTGACCTCCTCGGTCAGGGCGGGGACGACGTCGAAGAGGTCGCCGACCACGCCGTAGTCGACCAGGTCGAAGATCGGGGCCTCGGCGTCCTTGTTGATCGCCACGATCGTCTTCGAGGTCTGCATGCCCGCGCGGTGCTGGATCGCGCCGGAGATGCCGGAGGCGATGTACAGCTGCGGCGAGACCGACTTGCCGGTCTGGCCGACCTGGTTGGTGTGCGGGTACCAGCCGGCGTCCACGGCGGCACGCGAGGCACCCACGGCCGCGCCGAGGGAGTCGGCGAGCGCCTCGATGATCGCGAAGTTCTCGGCGCCGTTGACGCCACGGCCGCCGGAGACGACGATCGCGGCCTCGGTCAGCTCCGGACGGCCGGTCGACTCACGCGGGGTGCGCCCGGTGACCTTGGTGCCGGTCGCCGCGGCGGAGAAGGTCACGGACAGCGCCTCGACCGCGCCGGCGGCCGGGGCGGCCTCCACGGCGGCCGAGTTCGGCTTGACCGTGATGACCGGGGTGCCCTTGGAGACACGGGACTTGGTGGTGAAGGAGGCGGCGAACACCGACTGGGTGGCCACCGGGCCCTCGTCGCCGGCCTCCAGGTCGACGGCGTCGGTGATGATGCCGGAGCCGATGCGCAGCGCCAGACGGGCGGCGATCTCCTTGCCCTCCGCGGAGGACGGGACGAGGACGGCGGCCGGGGAGACGGCCTCGACGGCCGCCTGGAGGGCGTCGACCTTGGGGACGACCAGGTAGTCGGCGTACTCGGCGGCCTCGTGGGTGAGGACCTTGACCGCGCCGTGCTCGGCGAGGGCGGCGGCGGTGTCACCGGCGCCGTTGCCCAGCGCGACGGCGACCGGCTCGCCGATGCGGCGGGCCAGGGTCAGCAGCTCCAGGGTGGGCTTGCGGACGGCACCGTCCACGTGGTCGACGTAGACGAGAACTTCAGCCATGGGAATGCTCTCCTGCTTGGATCAGATGAGGGGCGGTCGGCGATTTCGGGCTCAGATGAACTTCTGGCCCGCGAGGAACTCAGCGAGCTGCTTGCCGCCCTCGCCCTCGTCCTTGACGATCGTGCCCGCGGTGCGCGCCGGACGGGCCGCCGCGGTCTCGACCTTGGTCCAGGCACCCTCGAGGCCGACCTCCTCGGCGTCGATCTCGAGGTCCTCCAGGTCCCAGGACTCCACCGGCTTCTTCTTGGCCGCCATGATGCCCTTGAAGGAGGGGTAACGCGCCTCGCCCGACTGGTCGGTGACGGACACGACGGCCGGCAGGGACGCCTCCAGCTGCTCGCTCGCGGCGTCGCCGTCCCGGCGGCCCTTGACGGTGCCGTCCTCGACGGAGACCTCGGAGAGCAGGGTGACCTGCGGGACGCCCAGGCGCTCGGCGACCAGCGCCGGGACGATGCCCGCGGT includes:
- a CDS encoding serine/threonine protein kinase codes for the protein MSSGDNGRTDGAGRLLAGRYRVLAQLGRGGMGVVWRAVDEVLGREVAVKELRTYTDADGPELSDLRLRMQREARAAARVRHPGVIAVHDVGEVDGRPLIVMELVDGPSLDDVLRDRGTLDPHEAAGIGAKVMDALAAAHRAGVLHRDVKPGNILLDRSGRVVLTDFGIATMDDPGDGSATHLTRSGELVGSLDYLAPERAQGADPGPASDVWALGATLYAAVEGASPFRRTSTFSTLTAIVSEPLPQPTRAGALAPVLQRLLDKRPEGRPEAEEARALLQAVADSGAADSATTRLRGTAVAPPVVTEHSVPAVPPGFGPPPAPGAPSAPQGFGPPPAQAAPDVTGPMDTARPARGRRRVLLVAAAVAVVLASAGATVAFLDDSGDKDTDARSTSSVTDARATSAASGRGDAVRTDEPEPTEKGAKKTPTATPSASPTADGKPTARATSPAPSRTSGHAPAPSGSGAGETPKPAASCVSAGGGKYNCQVWRTADSYTASGAKAGVLNAGTNYFYCQQNLGRRETYGEWTNVWWAKTDDDSGNTGVYVSDVYLKGGDNDEPVPGLPVC
- a CDS encoding DUF6986 family protein, which codes for MGQQEQVATSLAGAVSEEISASLAPVDAELERRYPGDPGTRQPVHTVYVPGNVFAADTLRSWGDQALAALDEHAPDAASFAAVLGLSDDLAEPVHARVRAKLEREPIEDLRVDFEDGYKGTDEDQDAARAARLVADAYKNGTAAPYMGIRMKCMESPVRDRGIRTLDVFLTGLMEAGGLPDGLVLTLPKVTYPEQVTAMVRLLEQFEKARGLGPGRIGFEIQIETSQSILAADGTATVARMIDAAEGRATGLHYGTFDYSACLGVSAAYQASDHPAADHAKAIMQVAAAGTGVRVSDGSTNVLPVGTTEKVHEAWKLHYGLTRRALARAYYQGWDMHPGHLPTRYAAVFAFYREGFEAAAKRLAAYANHVDGDVMDEPATAKALAGYLLRGLDCGALDTGEVTRLTGLTLARLQSYAGPRRADLTASAK
- a CDS encoding endonuclease/exonuclease/phosphatase family protein, producing the protein MGLRTMVATALTLPLMATMPASAARSVGRRLDAMTFNLRFASAVEPNSWAVRRPVMRALMRREAPTFIGTQEGLYQQLLDIHADLGPHYAWIGTGREGGSHDESTAVFYDTRRLAPLEHDTYWLSDTPRTIGSNTWGAALPRIATWVRFRDLADDGREFYVLNTHLDHVSQYARERATLLIAEGIAAFDRSLPVVVTGDFNAAAHDNQAYDNLVASGLVDTWDAAAERGDAYGTFHGYEPLTPDGERIDWILASPGVKVHRASINTFAVDGQFPSDHLPVQATLTLG
- a CDS encoding electron transfer flavoprotein subunit alpha/FixB family protein; this encodes MAEVLVYVDHVDGAVRKPTLELLTLARRIGEPVAVALGNGAGDTAAALAEHGAVKVLTHEAAEYADYLVVPKVDALQAAVEAVSPAAVLVPSSAEGKEIAARLALRIGSGIITDAVDLEAGDEGPVATQSVFAASFTTKSRVSKGTPVITVKPNSAAVEAAPAAGAVEALSVTFSAAATGTKVTGRTPRESTGRPELTEAAIVVSGGRGVNGAENFAIIEALADSLGAAVGASRAAVDAGWYPHTNQVGQTGKSVSPQLYIASGISGAIQHRAGMQTSKTIVAINKDAEAPIFDLVDYGVVGDLFDVVPALTEEVKARKG
- a CDS encoding electron transfer flavoprotein subunit beta/FixA family protein, coding for MSLRIVVTVKYVPDATGDRHFADDLTVDRDDVDGLLSELDEYAVEQALQISENSDDDVEITVLTVGPEDAKDALRKALSMGADKAIHVEDDDLHGTDAIGTSLVLAKAIEKAGYDLVISGMASTDGTAGIVPALVAERLGVPQVTLLSEVSVEDGTVKGRRDGDAASEQLEASLPAVVSVTDQSGEARYPSFKGIMAAKKKPVESWDLEDLEIDAEEVGLEGAWTKVETAAARPARTAGTIVKDEGEGGKQLAEFLAGQKFI